One Streptomyces sp. P9-A2 DNA window includes the following coding sequences:
- a CDS encoding SCO1664 family protein → MTTADPTTAVLLAQGGLTVRGRIGGASNAALYCTVAREGREAACVYKPVAGERPLWDFPDGTLAGREVAAYLVSEATGWGLVPPTVLRDGPHGEGMCQLWIETAPDTELLALVDREEPGPGWKAIGFAEVGEGRTALLVHADDARLRRLAVFDAVINNADRKGGHLLPTRDGRLYGIDHGVAFNVEDKLRTLLWGWAGEPLTGEACEVLEALGKSLAEDGPLAASLAPLITPAEIDATRARVASLLASGTHPAPGGDWPAIPWPPV, encoded by the coding sequence GTGACCACCGCAGACCCCACCACCGCGGTGCTGCTCGCCCAGGGCGGGCTGACCGTACGCGGACGCATCGGTGGGGCGTCGAACGCGGCGCTGTACTGCACCGTGGCCCGCGAGGGCCGCGAGGCCGCCTGTGTCTACAAGCCCGTCGCGGGGGAGCGGCCCCTGTGGGACTTCCCGGACGGGACGCTCGCCGGGCGCGAGGTCGCGGCGTACCTGGTCTCCGAGGCGACCGGCTGGGGACTGGTGCCGCCCACCGTGCTGCGGGACGGGCCGCACGGCGAGGGCATGTGCCAGCTGTGGATCGAGACCGCCCCGGACACGGAACTCCTCGCCCTGGTCGACCGGGAGGAGCCCGGACCCGGCTGGAAGGCCATCGGGTTCGCCGAGGTGGGCGAGGGACGCACCGCGCTGCTCGTGCACGCCGACGACGCGCGGCTGCGGCGGCTGGCCGTGTTCGACGCGGTGATCAACAACGCCGACCGAAAGGGCGGGCACCTCCTGCCCACCCGTGACGGCCGGCTCTACGGCATCGACCACGGCGTCGCCTTCAACGTCGAGGACAAGCTGCGCACCCTGCTGTGGGGCTGGGCGGGAGAGCCCCTGACCGGGGAGGCGTGCGAGGTCCTCGAGGCCCTCGGGAAGTCACTCGCCGAGGACGGCCCGCTGGCCGCCTCGCTGGCCCCGCTGATCACCCCCGCCGAGATCGACGCCACGCGCGCGCGTGTGGCGTCCCTCCTCGCCTCCGGTACCCATCCCGCGCCCGGCGGGGACTGGCCGGCGATCCCCTGGCCGCCGGTCTGA
- a CDS encoding DUF3090 domain-containing protein encodes MSRQVFLYDQPERFVAGTVGLPGRRTFFLQASAGSRVTSVALEKTQVAALAERMDELLDEVVRRSGGGAAVPAVAPTEIADTAPLDAPVEEEFRVGTMALAWDGEEECMIVEAQALVELDAESEEDLAEAEERLLQDEENGPPMLRVRLTGVQARAFAKRALDVVSAGRPPCPLCSLPLDPEGHVCPRQNGYRRGA; translated from the coding sequence GTGTCCCGTCAGGTGTTCCTCTACGACCAACCGGAACGTTTCGTGGCCGGTACGGTCGGACTGCCAGGGCGCCGTACGTTCTTCCTCCAGGCCTCAGCCGGCTCCCGGGTGACCAGCGTGGCCCTGGAGAAGACCCAGGTCGCCGCACTCGCCGAACGCATGGACGAACTGCTCGACGAGGTCGTACGCCGTAGCGGCGGCGGCGCGGCCGTGCCCGCCGTGGCACCGACGGAGATCGCCGACACCGCCCCGCTGGACGCCCCCGTGGAGGAGGAGTTCCGCGTCGGCACCATGGCGCTCGCCTGGGACGGCGAGGAGGAGTGCATGATCGTCGAGGCGCAGGCGCTCGTCGAGCTGGACGCCGAATCCGAGGAGGACCTCGCCGAGGCGGAGGAGCGGCTGCTCCAGGACGAGGAGAACGGGCCCCCGATGCTCAGGGTCCGGCTCACCGGCGTCCAGGCCCGTGCCTTCGCCAAGCGCGCCCTCGACGTCGTCAGCGCGGGCCGGCCGCCGTGCCCGCTGTGCAGCCTCCCCCTCGACCCGGAAGGACATGTGTGTCCGCGCCAGAACGGATACCGACGCGGAGCGTGA
- a CDS encoding PAC2 family protein — MIELEGVPELIDPVMVAAFEGWNDAGDAASTAVAHLEREWKGEVFAALDAEDYYDFQVNRPTVFMDGGVRKITWPTTRLSVVRVGGDKPRDLVLVRGIEPSMRWRSFCNELLGFAHELGVELVVILGALLGDTPHTRPVPISGTTSDPDLARRMNLEETKYEGPMGIVGILQEACTHAGVPAVSLWAAVPHYVSQPPNPKATLALLNRLEDLIDTHIPLGELSEDARAWQVGVDQLASEDSEVAEYVQSLEEARDTAELPEASGEAIAREFERYLRRRDGSSGSSGSPQPGGHATADGGDGPSFRRDTPGSRPRPPKPPKPDMDGEDSSED; from the coding sequence GTGATCGAGCTCGAGGGGGTTCCCGAGCTGATCGACCCGGTCATGGTGGCCGCGTTCGAGGGCTGGAACGATGCCGGCGACGCCGCCTCCACCGCGGTCGCGCATCTGGAGAGGGAATGGAAGGGCGAGGTGTTCGCGGCGCTGGACGCCGAGGACTACTACGACTTCCAGGTCAACCGGCCCACGGTGTTCATGGACGGCGGCGTGCGGAAGATCACGTGGCCGACGACTCGGTTGTCGGTGGTCCGGGTCGGTGGTGACAAGCCACGTGATCTGGTGCTGGTCCGCGGGATCGAACCGTCCATGCGCTGGCGCTCGTTCTGCAACGAGCTGCTGGGCTTCGCCCATGAACTCGGGGTGGAGCTGGTGGTCATCCTGGGCGCTCTGCTGGGTGACACTCCGCACACCCGTCCGGTTCCGATCAGCGGGACCACGTCCGATCCGGACCTGGCCCGTCGCATGAACCTGGAGGAGACCAAGTACGAGGGTCCCATGGGGATCGTCGGCATTCTCCAGGAGGCGTGCACGCACGCGGGCGTCCCGGCGGTGTCGCTGTGGGCGGCGGTCCCGCACTACGTGTCGCAGCCGCCCAACCCGAAGGCGACGCTGGCCCTCCTGAACCGGCTGGAGGACCTGATCGACACGCACATCCCGCTGGGCGAACTGTCCGAGGACGCGCGTGCCTGGCAGGTGGGCGTGGACCAACTGGCCTCGGAGGACAGCGAGGTCGCGGAGTACGTCCAGTCGCTGGAGGAGGCCCGGGACACGGCCGAGCTGCCGGAGGCGTCGGGCGAGGCGATCGCCCGCGAGTTCGAGCGCTATCTGCGGCGCCGTGACGGCTCGTCCGGCTCGTCCGGCTCTCCGCAGCCCGGCGGCCACGCCACGGCCGACGGCGGGGACGGCCCGTCGTTCCGGCGGGACACCCCGGGCAGCCGGCCCCGCCCGCCGAAGCCGCCGAAACCGGACATGGACGGCGAGGACTCCTCGGAGGACTGA
- the mshC gene encoding cysteine--1-D-myo-inosityl 2-amino-2-deoxy-alpha-D-glucopyranoside ligase, with protein MHAWPASEVPALPGQGRDLRIHDTATGGPITLDPGPVARIYVCGITPYDATHIGHAATYNAFDLVQRVWLDTKRQVHYVQNVTDVDDPLLERAERDGIDWAALAEQETQLFREDMTALRMLPPRQYIGAVEAIPGIVPLVERLRDLGAAYELEGDTYFSVEADPHFGQVSHLDAAAMRLLSAERGGDPDRPGKKNPLDPMLWSAAREGEPSWDGGSLGRGRPGWHIECVAIALDHLGMGFDVQGGGSDLVFPHHEMGASHAQALTGEFPMAKAYVHAGMVALHGEKMSKSKGNLVFVSRLRRDGVDPAAIRLALLAHHYRADWEWTDQVLRDAVTRLGHWRAAVSRPDGPSAEALVDEIREALANDLDAPAALTAVDHWAVAQEQQGGTDMGAPGVVSRAVDALLGVAL; from the coding sequence ATGCATGCCTGGCCCGCTTCCGAGGTCCCCGCCCTGCCCGGTCAGGGACGCGACCTGAGGATTCACGACACCGCGACCGGGGGCCCGATCACACTCGACCCCGGCCCCGTAGCCCGTATCTACGTCTGCGGCATCACCCCGTACGACGCCACCCACATCGGCCACGCGGCGACATACAACGCGTTCGACCTCGTGCAGCGCGTGTGGCTCGACACCAAGCGGCAGGTCCACTACGTCCAGAACGTCACCGACGTCGACGACCCGCTGCTGGAGCGGGCCGAGCGGGACGGCATCGACTGGGCCGCGCTCGCCGAGCAGGAGACCCAGCTCTTCCGCGAGGACATGACGGCCCTGCGGATGCTGCCGCCGCGGCAGTACATAGGCGCCGTGGAGGCGATACCCGGCATCGTCCCGCTCGTCGAACGGCTGCGTGACCTCGGCGCCGCGTACGAACTCGAGGGCGACACCTACTTCTCGGTCGAGGCCGACCCGCACTTCGGCCAGGTCTCGCACCTCGACGCGGCCGCCATGCGGCTGCTGTCCGCCGAACGCGGTGGCGACCCGGACCGGCCGGGCAAGAAGAACCCCCTCGATCCGATGCTCTGGTCGGCCGCCCGCGAGGGCGAACCCAGCTGGGACGGCGGGTCGCTGGGCCGGGGCCGTCCGGGCTGGCACATCGAGTGCGTGGCCATCGCCCTCGACCACCTGGGCATGGGCTTCGACGTCCAGGGCGGCGGCTCCGACCTGGTCTTCCCGCACCACGAGATGGGCGCCTCGCACGCCCAGGCGCTCACCGGCGAGTTCCCCATGGCCAAGGCGTACGTCCACGCCGGGATGGTCGCCCTGCACGGCGAGAAGATGTCCAAGTCCAAGGGCAACCTGGTCTTCGTGTCCCGGCTGCGGCGCGACGGCGTGGACCCGGCGGCGATCCGGCTGGCGCTGCTCGCCCACCACTACCGTGCGGACTGGGAATGGACCGACCAGGTCCTCCGGGACGCCGTGACGCGGCTCGGACACTGGCGGGCCGCCGTCTCCCGCCCCGACGGCCCGTCCGCCGAGGCCCTGGTGGACGAGATCCGCGAAGCCCTGGCCAACGATCTGGACGCCCCGGCGGCGCTGACCGCCGTCGATCACTGGGCCGTGGCCCAGGAGCAGCAGGGGGGCACGGACATGGGCGCGCCCGGGGTGGTCTCCCGCGCCGTGGACGCCCTGCTCGGCGTGGCGCTGTAA